A single region of the Leishmania panamensis strain MHOM/PA/94/PSC-1 chromosome 21 sequence genome encodes:
- a CDS encoding hypothetical protein (TriTrypDB/GeneDB-style sysID: LpmP.21.1470): MAYPPHYHEQQQQRYSEHDVTAHVSPHLAALAEDVHRITGDISRPFRKAEYTMVLQQFDMLMASSTLEVVATMAVECREEMRELDSLGHSLNVLGPDFLTWRLTTPQGRAIGVNGNYNLPKPPTVSNDAYQLYVLEQRIEHAWGEVLLAAMRQLPDEQEHHDEIVNDFERLFERCSDYLRAMLQDTISTVHLLDVTVMDATELPTQFVVHAALVKHPPSNVTALVKFIQYLKQRSIPLSLAAAEQLERIYLRFMKGSAAADVFESVTAAGVIPLSVRPFAMLFNNLTDANAVLDAYDLMLDYSIAPEASTLRILCKQSRMEYAKLHFTTVLKSMTNTTSTSHSHSPPPSPPPPHSPLASGGAVAVAAHTNAPTITTASRRRDERSYFAQRIEWLAERKPKASLLEALKVLHRAEVEGTSLQGDTYIMSALLRHYCRSTTPRRHLVLPFSASLAYRPSPVSDDVQLTSDGETGGNSKGHPMTNAFDFDFDPTKEELLEKEGKCTIMEELEGPSGAPTRSRGGEPEPEKGRRSRPPPRDPYFADSSEEGTYILEVLKSYGSYPDNNVLQALSAQYEGQVPHMEIVASVVEAFFEGCMASHGAMTPVDCRFLHALGYYYIDNRWRDRAHHLVRRVLEMFYAYCVTFRADLGGTEKWFSYFAVIIGTKTGPLDLGIGLFAASIALSDKTVNPKVATKLTAKRDSSEHVIEVLSELERCGWDYHRILCCDALMLEPQERASAGKVESAAGANGAGARDHRHDRGTNGSGAAGEERLGKESIYTSAGQGPSSYSNSHLLSARPSLVTYMYVALRDLGVDKKTADWLRDRLKAARQEVLATKRAR; the protein is encoded by the coding sequence CATGACGTGACAGCGCATGTCAGCCCACACCTCGCCGCTCTGGCGGAGGATGTGCATCGAATTACCGGTGACATCAGCAGGCCATTCCGCAAGGCGGAGTACACaatggtgctgcagcagtttGACATGCTGAtggcctcctccaccctgGAGGTGGTCGCCACGATGGCGGTGGAGTGCCGCGAAGAGATGCGCGAGCTCGACTCGCTAGGGCACTCACTGAACGTCTTGGGTCCCGACTTCCTGACGTGGCGGCTGACAACCCCGCAGGGACGTGCGATCGGTGTCAATGGTAACTACAACCTTCCGAAGCCGCCCACAGTCTCCAACGATGCCTACCAGCTATACGTGCTGGAGCAGCGGATAGAGCATGCCTGGGGGGAGGTACTGCTGGCGGCGATGCGTCAGCTACCTGATGAGCAGGAGCACCACGATGAGATCGTGAACGACTTTGAGAGGCTGTTCGAGCGCTGCTCCGACTACTTGCGCGCGATGCTGCAGGACACCATAAGCACAGTGCACCTGCTGGACGTGACAGTGATGGACGCCACGGAGCTGCCAACGCAGTTTGTCGTCCATGCTGCACTAGTGAAGCACCCTCCCTCCAACGTCACCGCACTGGTAAAATTCATCCAGTACCTGAAGCAGCGAAGCATCCCGCTCTCGCTAgccgccgccgagcagctggagcgcaTCTACCTACGCTTCATgaagggcagcgctgccgcagacgtGTTTGAgagcgtcaccgccgccggcgtcaTCCCGCTCTCTGTGCGGCCGTTTGCGATGCTCTTCAATAACCTCACTGACGCGAACGCCGTGCTGGACGCGTATGACTTGATGCTTGACTACAGCATAGCTCCCGAGGCCTCCACGCTGCGCATCCTGTGCAAGCAGTCTCGTATGGAGTACGCAAAACTGCACTTTACAACGGTGCTCAAGAGCATGACAAACACCACTAGCACGTCTCACTCGcactcgccgccgccgtcgccaccgccaccgcactcCCCGCTGGCGTCTGGGGGCGCTGTTGCGGTAGCTGCGCACACGAATGcccccaccatcaccacagcATCGCGCCGGCGTGACGAGCGCTCGTACTTTGCGCAGCGCATCGAGTGGCTAGCGGAGCGCAAGCCCAAGGCCTCGCTCCTGGAGGCACTGAAGGTGTTGCACcgcgccgaggtggagggaACATCACTGCAGGGGGACACGTACATCATGTCCGCTCTGCTTCGGCACTACTGCCGCAGCACAACCCCGCGCCGGCACTTGGTGTTGCCCTTCAGTGCATCCTTGGCATATCGACCTAGTCCTGTCTCCGATGACGTGCAGCTCACATCGGATGGGGAAACTGGTGGCAACTCCAAGGGACATCCTATGACGAACGCATTTGACTTCGACTTTGACCCCACCAAAGAAGAGCTGctagagaaggaggggaagtgcACCATCATGGAGGAGCTAGAGGGGCCTTCAGGTGCACCGACGCGCTCCCGCGGTGGTGAGCCGGAGCCGGAGAAAGGCCGCCGTTCACGTCCGCCGCCGCGTGACCCGTACTTCGCGGACAGCTCCGAGGAGGGCACGTACATTCTCGAGGTGCTCAAGTCCTACGGATCCTACCCGGACAACAacgtgctgcaggcgctctcGGCTCAGTACGAAGGGCAGGTGCCGCACATGGAGATTGTCGCCAGCGTTGTTGAGGCCTTCTTCGAGGGCTGCATGGCCTCTCATGGCGCCATGACCCCCGTGGACTGCCGCTTCCTCCACGCGCTGGGCTACTACTACATCGACAACCGCTGGCGCGACCGGGCGCATCACCTGGTGCGGCGCGTACTGGAGATGTTCTACGCTTACTGTGTGACCTTCCGCGCCGACCTCGGCGGAACGGAGAAGTGGTTCTCCTACTTTGCCGTAATCATCGGCACCAAGACCGGTCCACTTGACCTCGGTATAGGCCTCTTCGCTGCGTCCATCGCGCTCTCTGACAAGACTGTGAACCCTAAAGTAGCAACGAAGCTGACAGCGAAGCGAGACTCGTCAGAGCACGTGATCGAGGTACTCTCGGAGCTGGAAAGGTGCGGGTGGGATTACCATCGAATCCTCTGCTGTGACGCACTCATGCTGGAGCCGcaggagcgagcgagcgcagGGAAGGTCGAGAGCGCTGCTGGGGCgaacggcgctggcgcacgCGACCATCGTCACGACCGAGGCAcgaacggcagcggtgcagcaggagaggagCGCCTCGGCAAGGAGAGCATCTATACCTCAGCTGGCCAGGGTCCAAGCTCCTACAGCAACTCGCATCTGCTGTCGGCGCGCCCGAGCCTCGTTACGTACATGTACGTGGCGCTGCGTGACTTGGGGGTTGACAAGAAGACAGCCGACTGGCTGCGCGACAGGCTCAAGGCCGCACGGCAAGAGGTGTTGGCAACGAAGAGGGCTCGCTGA